The Desulfosoma sp. region CTCGTAAATGGCTTGCTCTTCCTTAAGCATGCCCTCTTCAAAGCTTCTGGACAAGACCTTGAGCTTCTCCGTATCCACCCGCACTCCGCGCAGCTCCATGCGCGCCAAGACTTCGATGAGCGGCCGTTCCAAGGAGTCCATAAGGTTCAAAAGGCCGGCATCGTCCAGTTTCTTTCGCAAAATGGGAACAAGCCTCAAGGTGGTTTCGGCATCACTGCATGCATAAGCGGCCGCTTTTTCAATGGGGACTCGACTAAAAGGGATTTCCTTGGCACCGAATCCGGCCACGTCTGCATACGCCGCTTTGGGTTCTCCGAGATGTTCCGCCACAATGCGTTCCAGCCGATGAGACGGGTTACCCGGATCCAGAAGGTAACTGGCCACCATGGTATCGAAATCAATGCCGCGAAGTTCAATCCCATGCCGTTTCAGAACCACCCATTCGTACTTGATATTTTGCCCCACTTTTTTTGGTGTTTCCGCTTCCAGGATGGGCCGAAGCCTGTCTAGAACGACGGAAAGAGGAAGCTGAGGGCCCTGATTCTCCATTTCATGGCCAATGGGAACATAGGCCGCTTCCTGGTCGCGCCAGCTCAAGGCTACCCCCACAATGTCGGCCTGCATGGCATCCTGGGACGTGGTTTCCAAGTCAATGGAAAGGACGTTTTCCCGCTGAATTTCTTTCAGGGTTTCTTCAAAGGCTGCTTCATCCCTAAGGATTCGATCCTGCCGCAATCCGCTTGCTTCCGTAGGCAAAGCCGGGGTCTGTACCGAAAGATCCTTGGTAAGATCAGTTAAAAAGCGACGTAAACCCAGCTTTTCGTACAATTCCTGAAGAGCATGGACGTTGGCAGGGCGCCTTCGGTACCGTGCCACAGGTGTCTCCAGGGGAGCGTCGTCCCGCAAGCGAACCAACTCCCTGGAAAGCAAAGCCGCTTCTTTGGCCTCTTCCACTTTTTTTCGCAGACTTGCCTTTGGAATTTCATCAACCCTTCGCAACACTTCGTCCAGGCTTCCAAAAAGGCGAATCAGGTCTTCAGCTGTTTTTTTTCCCACGCCGGGGACACCGGGAATGTTGTCCGTACTGTCCCCCATGAGCGCCAAGAGATCCTGGACTTGGTTCGGAAGCACACCGAGTTTCTGCCGCACGGCTTCTGCCGTATACAGTTCGTCTTTTTGAGGATCCCATTGAAGGACCAGAGGTTCATTCACCAACTGATGAAGGTCCTTGTCTCCGGAGACAATCACCACAGGGCAGCCTTCCCGTAGGGCGTGACGGACCAAGGTGGCCATGACATCGTCGGCTTCGTACCCTGGAATCTCCAGGGACGGTATCCCCAAAAGCTCCACCATCTTCTTGATGATAGGCACTTGAACCACCAAATCTTCCGGCATGCGATCCCGCGTGGCCTTGTATTCCGGATATATGTCATGGCGAAAAGTGGGACCCGGTGGGTCATAAACCACGCATATGAGCTCGGGCTGTTTTTCCTTGAGGACTTTGTGAAGCATTTGATGGAAACCAAAAACCGCTTGCGTCGGTGTGCCGTCGGGAGCCGTCAGGCGTCGGCCCATGCCGTAAAAGGCTCGATACATGTACGAACTGGCATCGATAAGGAAAAGGGGCGACTTTTTTTCCGTCATCTTAGGCGGCTCCTCATTCCATGCCGCGGCTGGAATCCGGTCGTTGTTTCAGAGGCGGCGGCAGATATTCCAGGTTGACATGGCTCATGGCATGAAAAATGTTCCCTCGAATCTTTCGATTGGACCGATACAGGCCGAAAAGGAACTCTCGAATCTGGGTGCGGGCGTTTCGTCCCACCGAAGGGCATGGATTCTCCACGGTGGGCAATCCCAGACGTCGCACCATGCGGTCCACCTTTTGGCTGTCCACCAGGGCCAAAGGCCGTATGACCGTCAAAGAACCCCCGAAAAAGCTTTGGCGCGGCACAATACTGGCCGTCTGGGCTCCGTAAAGAATGTTGATGAAAAACGTCTCGATAAAATCGTCTTGATTGTGCGCCAAAGCCACTTTGGAACATCCCAGAGCTTTCGCTTCACGAAATATAGCCGCACGTCGTCTTCGGGCACAGAGGAAACAAGGGTTTTCTCGATTCTCGGAGCTGTGCGCCTGCAAACCGTAATCGGTACGAAGAATCCGGTATTCGAATCCTTCCGAACGAAAAAAGTCTTCCAATGGTTCGGCCGTGCCGGGCTTAAACCCCAAATCCACGTGAACGGCCACGAGATCATAATGGATGGGCACGCGTCGAAGCCTTTCTCGAAGCAGCCACAAGAGCAGCACGCTGTCCTTGCCTCCCGAGACGGCGACCGCGATTCGATCTTTGGGGTCGATCAGACCGTAGTGGTGGACGGCTTTGCCCACCAACTTTCGCACTTCCTGATCAATGTAAGCCACACCTATGCCGCCTGATCCGCCGCTTGGCCCTGAATGTTAAGATAAGACGTCGCGCTCTTGATCCCTCCCAGGGTCAGATCTTCCATCTGAAAGATCTGGCCGATACGAGCGATCGTGGAACTGTTCCAGACCCAATGGTCTCGAGGAATGGGATTCAACCAGACACTTACAGGAAAAGCTTCTCTAAGTTCCCTTAGCCACACATAACCCGGTTTACGAATAGCGGTCGTCGGATCAATAGACCCGTAGGAAGCCATCAGTTCCGCCGGCGCCATGTTGGCGTCGCCGATGATGATCAGGCGCGTTTTCTTACCCGCCGAAAGAAGCTTGTCCCATGTTACGGGTTGACGTCGCTGGGGATCCGCGTACACGGTACCGTAGATACAGTTATGAAAGTAAAAGAAGCGCACATCTCGAAAACAATCGCGAATTTGACTAAACACGGTCTTGACCAGATCCATGTAAGGGAGCATGGAATAACCGCCGTTGTCTACAAGGACAATAAGTTCCACGCGGTTCCTCAGTTCCCTTTGAAACACCAATTCGATCTCACCACCATTTTTGGCCGTCCGCTCAATGGTGCTGTCCACATCCAGCTCCGTCTCAGGACCTACAGGACGAAGACTTTTCAAGGTGGAAAGCACTTGCCTCAGGTTCTCACTTCGAAGCGGCGTCTCATCACTGTAATGAATATAACGACGGGCTCCAATGACCTTTTGCGCCGTCCCATGCACACTTTCTCCATAGACACGCAACCCTCCTCCGTGACGGCCGCTATGCCCGAAAGGGGATCGCCCTCCCGTGCCCACCCAGGTGTTTCCACCATGGTGTTGGCCGTCTTGAGCCATCACAGTGCGCCAGAACCGCTCCAAAAGCTCTTCGTTGTCAAACTGGCGCAGGGCTTCCGGAGGAAGCCGGCCACTTTCCACTTCGCGCCGCAACCATTCCTCAAACGGCTTTCCCTTCAGAAGGTTTTCCCAATCCTCTGGCAAAACCGAGGGATCTCCCAAGAAGGTTTGACGAAAAACCTGTTCAAAAGCATCGTAGTGTTCCACTTTCTTCACAAACACCAGGCGTGCGAAAAGAAAGAGGCGATCCAGGTCTCGAGCGATTCCGGCACGCAAGCCACGGTAGAATTCCAGAATGTAATGGACACTGACTGGGATTCCCGCGCGCCTAAGCCCATAAATGAAATCCACCATGCCTTTTCCTTTCCGGCTTTACGGCGCCCATGAGTCTTGTTGTCCGAAAGCATGGGATCTTCCCAGGGACCTTTTAAAAACGAAGGGTTTTACGAAGACCTTTGAATTTCAAAATGTCCTGGGTTCTCTTGAGCAGCGTGCCGATATGAGCCACGTCTTTCCCGGCCCCGGGACCTCGAACGCCGCTCGCTCTCATGGCTCCGATCCAGTCCAAGAGTTCGGCCGTAGCGGGAGGTTTCTCAAATCCCTCTTCGCGAAGACGATAAAAGGTTTCCAACGATGCATGTAAAAAGGCATCGGGAATGTCCGGGTAATGCAGTCGCACGATTTTGACCATTTCCTCGGGTCCTGGAAAAGGAATGTAATGGCAAAAACAACGGCGCAGAAAAGGATCCGAAAGTTCGCGCTTGGCATTGCTTGTAATGATGATGATCGGACGCTGCCTGGCTCGAATCTTATGGTTGATTTCGCGAATGATAAAGGCGCCGTCTTCCAACACATCCAAGAGATTGTCCTGAGTGTCGGAATCCGTCTTGTCGATTTCATCCAGAAGGAGCACACGACGGTCTTCGCAGGTAAAAGCTCTGCCGATGGGACCGAAACGAATATAGTCCCAGATATTGTTCACGTCGCGGCCTGTGTTCCCTGTGCCGAAACGGGAATCGTTCAGGCGCAGCACCGTGTCATAAACGTAACACAGCTCTTCCCCCTTGAAGGTGGACTTGCACCGGGCTTCCTCCATGTGCAGCTGAAGGGCTCGAGCGATTTCAAAGGCGAGCTGGGTCTTTCCTGTACCCGCTTCTCCGCTCAGCAACAACGGCTTTTCCATGGCTATGGCAATATTGACAATCTCTCGAAGTTCCGGGTTCAGATAGTAGCGCTCGGTGCCTTCGAAGCGAAGGGAAATGGACTGAGAAGCCTTTTGCACGATGAACCTCCTTGTGTCAGGGACCGCCTTTTAGAATCCCCGTCTTGTAACCCTCGCCGACGTGGGCATCATAGAGTATTTTGGAAGACTCTTGAAGCCTCCATACGTGGAAAAGAAGAACCAAAGCATAGCCTTTGCAAACAGGTCTTCCGGAAAATGATCGGGTGGGCTTTGCCGTTACCCATGCCAGGAAAAGGAAACGGGATTGTTTGGCCGGATTTGGCATTCCAACGGCAAAGCATACGCCTGGCTTCGTGCTCTTCAAAACAAGAACTTGGTCCCCCGAAAGCCTTTCGAAGCCGACCTTGGTGTGCTATAGGCTTTCCATGGGCTAAGGTGACAACAAGACGGGGCCAGAAGAATGGGGCGGCACAAGTGTCCACTAAACCCGGGCCGTTAAGAGCCTAACGGAGGCAAACCCTGCGGTGAGACGGGCTTTTGCACGATCTTTTAATGTATGGGCCGGAAGACCGGAACCGTCCTTTCGCATGAGCCTTTTTCTTGCCTGTGCTCTCACCTTTGGATTCTACACCGCTTCCTACATGCGTATTCCTGTAGTGCCCCTGTATGCCAAGAGTCTTGGAGCCGACACGGCCACCGTGGGCTGGATCAATTCCGTGTTTTTCCTCACCGCCGGATGCCTTTCCCTGCCTGTGGGACTTTTGGCGGATCGATGGGGAAGAAAACGGTTGGCCCTAGGGGGCATCTTCATCGTCAGTCTGACCTGTTTTGCCTTGGCTTGGGCAAGATCTTCGCCTCAGCTCATGGCCATCTATTTCTTGTTCGGGATCGGTCTTTCGGCCTACGGCCCTACCATGATGAGCTATGTTGCAGACGTTTCGCCGGTGACCCACCTGGGTCGCTCCTACGGGTGGTACACCACGTCGCTTTACGTGGGGATGAGCGTTGGGCCGGCCATTGGAGCTTGGATTGCGCAGCGGTTCAGTTTTCAGGATGTGTTCGTGGTTTCGGGTGTGCTGACCGTTGGATTGTTGATTGTGCTGGGTGTTTTCTTACCAACACCGCAAACGGGCGGCAAAACCGGAACCAACCCGCCTCTTGGGCAACTGGCCGTGACGGTTCTTCAGTCACGCCCTCTCTGGGGCTGCTGGCTGATCACTTTAGGGCTCTGCTTCGGCTTGGGAATGTTTGTCACCTTCATTCCTTTGCATGCTCGACAAAGTGCTATCCCCGTGGCTTCCATCGGGTTGATCTTTATGATCCAGGGTGTTTCCAACGCTGTGTTTCGCATTCCTTTTGGCCATTGGAGTGACCGGACGGGGGATCGCAGACGCTTGGTGGCCCTGGGATCCCTGGCAACAGCAGGGGCCATGGTCGGCTTTGGGGCCGCTCATCTTTTGTGGCAGTTTCTGATGTGGGCCGCCTTTCTAGGGGCGGGCTTAGCCCTGGCTTTCACTTCCATTGGAACGCTCATCGCGGCTGTGGCCGATCCCCGCTCTCGAGGACTGGCCATGGGTGGATATAACACGGCGATTTATATGGGCATTATGGCCGCCTCAGCCGCCATGGGAACGGTGATCACCCTCAAAGGCTACTTTTTTGCTTTTTCGAGCACAGCCGCGCTCACGGCACTTTGTCTTCTGCTCTTCGGCCTCCTCATGAAACCCTATCATCCATCATAGGGTCAGACCTTCCAAGCCACCTAACCCCACACCGCAAAGAATTCATACCCTCCGCTCCGCCTGAAATCCCTTCCTGTCAAGCCTCCATGACCAACAAAAAAAACCGTAACCAGACCCCATCATCCGACCTAATCTTTACATGGCCGGCCCCAAAACCTATTCAACCTCTTTACCGAACTCATGACCCTTATCAACGCCATGAGGTCAGAAGGCTCCGTACGAACGGACATGTCCACCCAAATACTCCCGCCGCGAAATCATCCCGGGCGCACACACCGGTACCCCACAACGATGCCTCCTTGTGGCAACGATTTCTCAGGCACGGGACCAAACCTTCGTCACACAAAATCCCCTACGCAGGGACGGAACGACGGGTCCACTTTGTTCACTTTCCTCGGCCACAAGCAAAGTTTTTCCCACACATCCTCAGCACAACATAAAAAAAAGGCTTCGGGAAATCTTACCCGAGCCCTTTATTGTCTCTGGTGGGCCGTCAGGGACTCGAACCCCGAACCTCCTGATTAAGAGTCAGCTGCTCTACCCATTGAGCTAACGGCCCACGTGCATTTCTGGTACGCCCGGCAGGATTCGAACCTGCGGCCTGCGGATTCGAAGTCCGACGCTCTATCCAGCTGAGCTACGGGCGCATGATCGTTGCCACGAACGGGGCTTTTTACTAGCCCAGGGGCACGAGAGTGTCAAGCAACTTTTTGCAAAATTCGAGGAGTAGGGGCGTGAGGATTTCCTGGATTTTTGCTAAAAAATACGCATAACGTCGAGTTGCTCAGATTGTGCCGTCATGCTGGGAGCATGTATGAAGACGCTTAATGGCTGTTGCGTTAAATCCCAATTCAAGATAGGGGCAAGGCGGCGTCTGCTCCTAAAAAAACTGATACGAAGCCATTCGCTGTGGACGGAGGCTTCATGCCGGCTCATTTTCCGGACGGGACCCCCGCGCTCCCAGAAAAAAATGGACATGGTGTTTTCAATGCATCTGGTGGCCGGCAAACTTCACCATTGACAAGGTCCGGCTTAGGCTCAATCTCTTTTTTAGCCTATGAGGAGGTTTCTTTCTCATGGATGTGACACTCACCATAGCCTTAGCCCAGGTGCAAGGGAGCAGCGATCCGTTCCAGAATCTGGAAAAGGCGCACCATCTTGCAGCAAGGGCTGCGCAATCCGGCACGAAGCTTTTGGTGTTTCCCGAGATGTTTATGGGGCTTCCTAAAGGAGATCAGACGCCCGTATCTTTGGCGCGGCACGGATATGCGAATTTCTTGAAACATTTAAGCAGCATCGCGATAGACTCCGGCCTCAATATTCTTGCCGGGATTTGGGAACCATCGCCGGATTCCCATAGGGCTTACAACACCGCCGTCCTTGTCGATACTCAAGGAAAATTGCTGGCCACATACCGAAAGCTACACCTTTTCGACGCCCTGAACGTTCGGGAATCCGACACCATGAAGCCTGGGGACGCTCCACCTTTTGTGGTTTCCGTCGAAGGATTTCGTGTGGGTGTGGCCATATGTTATGATCTTCGTTTTCCTGAAGTGTTTCGCTACCTTGCCGATCAAGGTGCCCAGCTTATTGTAGTGCCTGCAGGCTGGTACCAAGGTTCGGTTAAGGAAGAGCTTTGGCTCACTTTACTTCAAGCCCGCGCCGTCGAAAACACGGTTTACATTGCCGGGTGCAACCTGATCGGCCACGCCTTTTGTGGCCGAAGCACCGTTTTCGACCCCTTTGGAATCCCCATTGCGACAGCCATTGAAGGAGAAGATTGCATCATCGCCGTTGTTTCCTCGGCGCGTCTCAGAGCCGTTCGAGAAAAGCTCCCATGTCTCGAAAACCGTAGAAGGGACCTTTTCTAAGTCGCAGATTCCGGAATTTCCACATCATCGACCCACCGTTGGTGCTTTTGGTTGCGCCTCATGGGATGTCTTGTTTACACCCAGCCGGCAGACGCCTTCAAAACGAATCCCCTTGAAACAACCTCTCGAACACGTCCCTAAATGGACGGGATTCAAAACGCTTCGCGCAGGTGTCGGTTATAAAGTGTCTCCTTCGGAACCATGGGATTTCCATTTTAGGGGGACGGCAAGCATGGTAAGAAAAACAGTGAGCTCTCATGAGGGGAAAAGCTCAGAAGAAGTTCCTTGGGATGCGAAAAGTCAAGACAGGGGAGTCAACCCATGATGACGGACATGACCTACGCGGCTCACGGAGGCGCTTTAGTCAATCTTCTTGTGGATGAAGCGCGAGCGCAGATGCTCAGGGACCTCAGCCGAACACTACCCAGCCTTACCTTGAATCCCCGGCAACTTTCCGATCTAGAACTCTTGTTGAATGGGGCCTTTTCGCCTTTGCGCGGCTTTATGAACAGTGCGGATTACGAATCGGTACTGGATCGCATGCAGCTTCAAAACGGTGTTCTGTGGCCTCTGCCCGTTTGCTTGGATGTCTCGGAAGCCGACGCCCGGACTTTGGATGCGGGCCAATCTGTGGCTTTGCGCGATGGGGAAGGATTTATGGTGGCCGTGCTTCATGTGGAAGACATTTGGCCCATAGACAAGTTGCGAGAAGCCGAAATCATCTACGGCACCACGGACACGGCCCATCCCGGCGTGGATCTGCTTTTTCACAGCACAGGGACCCACTATGTGGGAGGCACATTAGAGGGGGTGCAGTTACCGCTTCACTTCGCCTTCAAGCGCTTGCGACATACGCCTCACGAAATGCGTGCCCTTTTCAAGAAACTGGGCTGGCGCCGCATCGTGGGGTTTCAGACTCGAAATCCTTTGCACAGAGCCCAGTTTGAAATGACCCTTCGAGCCATGGATCGCGCCAAAGCGAACCTTTTGCTGCATCCCGTGGCACGTCGCGCTTCACCGGGCGATATCGACTATTATACGCGCATTCGATGTTACCAGGCGGTGAGCCGGTATTATCCTCC contains the following coding sequences:
- the polA gene encoding DNA polymerase I, translated to MTEKKSPLFLIDASSYMYRAFYGMGRRLTAPDGTPTQAVFGFHQMLHKVLKEKQPELICVVYDPPGPTFRHDIYPEYKATRDRMPEDLVVQVPIIKKMVELLGIPSLEIPGYEADDVMATLVRHALREGCPVVIVSGDKDLHQLVNEPLVLQWDPQKDELYTAEAVRQKLGVLPNQVQDLLALMGDSTDNIPGVPGVGKKTAEDLIRLFGSLDEVLRRVDEIPKASLRKKVEEAKEAALLSRELVRLRDDAPLETPVARYRRRPANVHALQELYEKLGLRRFLTDLTKDLSVQTPALPTEASGLRQDRILRDEAAFEETLKEIQRENVLSIDLETTSQDAMQADIVGVALSWRDQEAAYVPIGHEMENQGPQLPLSVVLDRLRPILEAETPKKVGQNIKYEWVVLKRHGIELRGIDFDTMVASYLLDPGNPSHRLERIVAEHLGEPKAAYADVAGFGAKEIPFSRVPIEKAAAYACSDAETTLRLVPILRKKLDDAGLLNLMDSLERPLIEVLARMELRGVRVDTEKLKVLSRSFEEGMLKEEQAIYEIAGGPFNIQSPVQLRDILFGKLQLPVIKKTKTGPSTDMSVLEELAAHHPIAEHIVAYRSLAKLKNTYVDALPSMVHPRTGRIHTSYNQTVTATGRLSSSEPNLQNIPVRTEEGRRIREAFVADPGHVLLAADYSQIELRIFAHYSGDERLLAAFEAGDDIHRRTAAEMFGVTPQEVTPEMRRHAKTINFGIIYGMGPYGLAKQLKISQTSAKAAIDRYFERYQGVKRWIEQVIAEADKRGYAETLLGRRRFIPELKSRNRTVRQQGERLAVNTTIQGSAADVIKKAMIDIHGEMQARRCRSAMLLQVHDELVFEVAEEELDWIQKMVKDRMEGVLSLRVPLVVDMGWGKNWAEAHP
- a CDS encoding ATP-binding protein, yielding MAYIDQEVRKLVGKAVHHYGLIDPKDRIAVAVSGGKDSVLLLWLLRERLRRVPIHYDLVAVHVDLGFKPGTAEPLEDFFRSEGFEYRILRTDYGLQAHSSENRENPCFLCARRRRAAIFREAKALGCSKVALAHNQDDFIETFFINILYGAQTASIVPRQSFFGGSLTVIRPLALVDSQKVDRMVRRLGLPTVENPCPSVGRNARTQIREFLFGLYRSNRKIRGNIFHAMSHVNLEYLPPPLKQRPDSSRGME
- a CDS encoding MoxR family ATPase; translation: MQKASQSISLRFEGTERYYLNPELREIVNIAIAMEKPLLLSGEAGTGKTQLAFEIARALQLHMEEARCKSTFKGEELCYVYDTVLRLNDSRFGTGNTGRDVNNIWDYIRFGPIGRAFTCEDRRVLLLDEIDKTDSDTQDNLLDVLEDGAFIIREINHKIRARQRPIIIITSNAKRELSDPFLRRCFCHYIPFPGPEEMVKIVRLHYPDIPDAFLHASLETFYRLREEGFEKPPATAELLDWIGAMRASGVRGPGAGKDVAHIGTLLKRTQDILKFKGLRKTLRF
- a CDS encoding MFS transporter, coding for MSLFLACALTFGFYTASYMRIPVVPLYAKSLGADTATVGWINSVFFLTAGCLSLPVGLLADRWGRKRLALGGIFIVSLTCFALAWARSSPQLMAIYFLFGIGLSAYGPTMMSYVADVSPVTHLGRSYGWYTTSLYVGMSVGPAIGAWIAQRFSFQDVFVVSGVLTVGLLIVLGVFLPTPQTGGKTGTNPPLGQLAVTVLQSRPLWGCWLITLGLCFGLGMFVTFIPLHARQSAIPVASIGLIFMIQGVSNAVFRIPFGHWSDRTGDRRRLVALGSLATAGAMVGFGAAHLLWQFLMWAAFLGAGLALAFTSIGTLIAAVADPRSRGLAMGGYNTAIYMGIMAASAAMGTVITLKGYFFAFSSTAALTALCLLLFGLLMKPYHPS
- a CDS encoding carbon-nitrogen hydrolase family protein, whose amino-acid sequence is MDVTLTIALAQVQGSSDPFQNLEKAHHLAARAAQSGTKLLVFPEMFMGLPKGDQTPVSLARHGYANFLKHLSSIAIDSGLNILAGIWEPSPDSHRAYNTAVLVDTQGKLLATYRKLHLFDALNVRESDTMKPGDAPPFVVSVEGFRVGVAICYDLRFPEVFRYLADQGAQLIVVPAGWYQGSVKEELWLTLLQARAVENTVYIAGCNLIGHAFCGRSTVFDPFGIPIATAIEGEDCIIAVVSSARLRAVREKLPCLENRRRDLF